Below is a genomic region from Miscanthus floridulus cultivar M001 chromosome 1, ASM1932011v1, whole genome shotgun sequence.
aagattgcccgtgtagcgcaaccttccgggttggctgttaacagggaagcccctttttccccaacctgattacgggttggttctgtccgttggacagggctcatatttgaagctgttcttcttgaataatctctattttatttctcttgaaacttgagtacaatctgttgtacttaattgtagaatcttttaagctggctgatatgccaagtgttctttacaggtatttcatctagagtcatcaactcgtatgtgccgggtcctgttgctgtcttcacgatgaagggcccttcccatggactgagtagtttgtgtcgtccatctttcttctggattagtcgtagtactgagtcccctggctttagtgatcggggttgattacttttgtcataatgtcttcgtaacccttgctgatatcttgcattttgtatgattgcactgtctcttatttcttctattgaatcaatttctaaccaccttgtttcttctgcttcgccttcttcatattgttctattcttggagatagccatattaagTCGCCTGGTAGTACTGCCTCTGATCCGTATACCAGAAAGAACGGTGAGTATCCAGTTGCTCTGCTGATCTAGGTTCTTAGatcccatactacttttggtaattcgttgatccattttccaccataatctttcaaatcttcatataatcttggttttaaaccttgtaatatgagtctatttgctctttcgacttgtccattggcctgcgggtgtgctactgatgcaaagtcgatttctatcccacaatctcttgcccagtattggaattctcttgctgtaaatggtgaaccaagatctatgattattctgttgggcatgccgaacctatgcatgatgtcttgtatgaattccactgccttttctgcactgtatttgaccaaaggtttgtattcaatccactttgtaaatttgtcgattgccacaaatatgtattcgaagcctccttttgcttttttgagtggtccgacttgatccagcccccagcatgagaacggccaagccggcggtatgcatattaagttgtgagccggcacatgtgattgcctagcaaacatttggcaattcttgcatgttctgatgagctcttctgcatctttgagcgttgttggccaatagaaaccggtcCTGAATGCTTTGCCGgctagtgtcctagaggctgcatgatttccacagcatcctgagtggatttcgtccaagatttcctttcctttatctgtcggaacatatttaagcagtactcctgatgatgctgctcttttgtatagtttatcccccaccagaacgtagtttttgcttcttcgtacaacccgagttgcttctgctttgtcttcgggtagtttcttctctttgataaaatcaatgtatgtttgtctctaatcactttgtatgaccatgatttgtcttgactggtctggttcttctgcttgatctatttccattggatctattgtctccttctctttttctgtgtttccgagttgtttgatggatggggctatgagtttttccataaatataccgggtggtacttttgctctatctgatcctaatttggctagcacatctgctgcaatgttggaatctcttagtacatgatggatttcgagcccttggaaaattttctccaattttctaacttctgcacagtacgcatccatattatcttttgtacaatcccaatccttgttgacttgattgattactacagctgaatcaccgtagacaagtagtcttttgatcccaagcgagcttgcaactcttagactgtgtattaatgcttcgtattctgcctcattgttagttgcctgccaaagtatttgtagcacatattttaactATCTCCCTTCTAgtgatatgaatagtactcctgctccagctcctcctaactttaggaaaccgtcaaaatacattttccaatgatcaagtattggttcgggttctttttgactgatttctgtccattcagcaatgaagtcggataatgcttgagatttgattgctgttcttggtttgaagtctaggttgagagcaccgagttctactgcccattttgatatccaacctgttgcatctttgttgcgtagaatgtcttgaagtggaaaattggttaccactataatcttgtgttcatggaaataatgtctcagctttcttgttgatatcaacactgcataaagtagtttttgcacgtgtgggtatctcacttttgattctgttagtacttcgctaatgtaatagactggtctttgcATTTTGTATGCATGTCCGGGTTTTTCTCTCTCAACCATAATTGttgtgctgacaacgttcttggttgctgtaatgtatagcatcatgttctctttgtcttttggtggtgtcattactggtgatgatgccaattattcttttaacttttggaatgcttcttctgcctcttctgtccattcaaaatttcctgtctttttcaataatttgaagaaaggtagccctttttctcctagtcgggagatgaatctgttgagtgctgtCATGCATCATGTAAGtttctgtatgtctttaactttctttggaggtttcatatctatgatggctttaacctgctttgtacttgcttcaattcctcgatTACTGACTAGGaacccgagtagttgtcctgatggtaccccaaaaacacactttgtgggatttagcttccactgccatgcttttagattcttgaaagtcttctcgaggtcttctatcaatgatccgggttcttttgtcttgattactacatcatcaatgtatgcttctgcatttcttccgacttgactccccaagcaagtttgaattgctctttgatatgttgcccctgcattttttagcccaaaaggcattgatttatagcaatatgccccaaagggtgtaatgaacgaagtcttgctttggtcttcttctcttaaggatatttgatgatagcctgaatagcaatctagaaaggataacagagctgatcctactgtcgagtcgatgatttgatcaatccttggtgggacatatggatcttttaAGCAATGTTtattgaggtctgtgtagtcgatgcacatgcgccattcttttaaattcttcttctctactaggaccgggttggcaagccaatccgggttgattatttctctgatgaatcctgctgccatgagcttggtgatctcttttttgattgctgcttttctgtctggagcgaatcttcgtaacttctgcttaacgtgtttggaccctttgttcacatcaattatgtgctcagtcaactcccttgggacccctggcatgtctgctggcttccaagcgaaaatatctttgttgtcccaaagaaagttggtgagcgcgagttcctatttggggtcgagatttgcactaatgattgccgtcttctccggatcaccagtcagtaggtcaatagtcttggtagcggcttcttttggtggtgcgaagttgcttggcttcttagccggtatcttaatctcatctgggttcatttcgttggccagcattgcaatctccttttcttcctttatatcttgtaatctttcggatatttgtactgcttgtacatCGCAAttatgtgctttctttagatctcctttcaatgataatacgccctttgttgttggcatcttgagcagtaggtatggataatgtggtactaccatgtattttgttaaagctggtctcccaagtattacatggtagcatgattcaaagtctgcaacttcgaatttgatgaatttcgtccggtatttgtctggtgtgccaaaggtgacgggtagggttatctgtccgaggGGCATAGCTGCTCTGCTGGGTACTATTtcatagaatggtgtgcttgtgggtgtcattagaccttcacaatccagattcatccttttgagagtatctgcgaaaattatgttaagtccggctcctccatcgatgagtactGTAGTTACTGCTACTCCTATGATAGTCGGACCCAGtaccagcgggtagcatcctgcgtttgctgcactggtccattggtcttctcttgtgaagtggatgtggtactctgaccaatctaaatatcttgggatggctggttcagctgccatgatggctctgtgagctagtttctcttgtcttttgcttcatgtgttaggaacacctgaaaatatcaccgctaattggcattggggttcttgataatctccttcagctctcttttcctccttcttggattcttcttgctttggctccgagttgtttttattcatgttttctctcttcatgaattgccgctgaaaagtgatgtattcaactaacttgtgtctagcccctgggtgtatgtgacacggcatgttttctatgttttccagcgctcttcctcggtagttgttactttgatagttgctattactgttgtaaccgttgttgttacggttgttgctattgttgtagttgccattgtgattgctaccattgctatcattgccgttgccattgtatcttcttttgttgtctgtggttgccaccatattgtcctgccttggtcttttatcttgctgtctgtaatcgggtcttctattctctgggttgtccctagcaaatctgtgccgagttctttcttctgacgaaattagcttctcaacaaccctcttgaagtcttcatttgttcttgggttctcattgaaatagtccttgtattgccagtttgcccagattccttctacaaaggcctctatcacctccctatcagtaatgtcgtggatttgagccctgaattctccaaatcttctatagtattcccttagactttcttctctcctttgctttactcctttcaattcggctgcagtcattggatgggtaataatgcatgcgaagttgttgcagaaagcttcttgcaagtcttcccaatacctgattgatcttggcctcaatttgtcaaaccattgtagcggcattgcttcgagggccattgggaagaatagagccttgatgtcgtcgtctcctccagctaattcaatagattgggagtaaacccttagccattgtcttggttcgactttgccatcatacttggaatgatttgctggtttaaacttgtgcggtagctttaaagtttgtagtcttcctgcgaaacaagggaatctgtcgtatggttccATTCTTCCATaatctggcgatcttgcccttctgtaataagacctgtcttcttttaactcagactctccgtagtcatcttctttgccaaatcttcttgatatttcttggtagcgttggctcaattttggtttgtctctttcttattgctttgagtagtgttccttccttccattgatatcagcactttctactggtcctatcctttgaaaattcgattttttgggtggctgctccctttgtggctcTAGTGGAATTTCTTCGCCGagttgtttttctgatcccccgacttctttcttctggtcttcctttgctttcccgttattcgtgagggtgtacaactcctttgttaattcttcaattctttccctttttgtattttttgtggcttctttttccgcttctttctgttgtattccgttagctccgctttgtatttattccagacttgcttcctttgtttagcccggttcttccttccagctttcaatttgttcttctttagccttgctagtctttgctcatcattttcgttgctgtcgcttttctcatctggcgagatgttgccttctgattcgtctgaagattttatatctggtatctgtggtggtttcaaaggttgttctaactgctccgccatgtacacagtatacctcttccgagctcttcttgtacggtattccatcatttgtttggttgagctgtctgtagcttctgaactggatccgagttttttttccctcttgataaggtagttcttcaacgcgCGTGCCAGTCTAGACTTTGCTTGAGGTAaaagaacctggccaatgcaccacacaatcttgcggggtcactgttatgatcatcccttcttgtgctccctccaggagtattcttcttgatgagttcatcttgttttgggtaaagtgttgatagactgatgccgcgttgcgcagtctgtaagttcccaagttcttctttgagttgtcgggtcgtatcccttcgcgatcgttgttgtgtctccgagtccaattaggcttggctcttgtgccgtgaagattgtcttggaatcgggttgtatctctttttcagagtcggtttcgtatccgctttcttccttatttcgagttgtatccgaagttgagagtttcgtcatcttctcgacgagtttgtattgaacttcgtcatcgaattctttttcttctcggagatgggtacgaagcttgccgtcgccgtcagccttgcagatccaggatccgaagacaaaggttgttcccgccgaaaaggtcatcttgaggttgaggtccgtcgaactctcgagaaaaaattcgtcgaaagctacgccagctgtcgatgttttaccaccgatagtctgccacgggggtacccgggacagttgttcgggcttcggcgaatagcggaattcggcggttacgcaaagagactcacgatttatactggttcaggccctcgacttggtcgagtaataaccttacgtccagttttggcgttagcctgtttgcgctgtattgctttgagtatcgggtatgcgttctcttcttacaatgggtaccctcaccagccctttatagtccaggcactgagaggcgttgtttgtgtcctattcggatacaaggtcagagtcctaagctatgcttcggacgcctttccttgtatagtttgagttggagtttcggttttgcacgttgctttgctccgcgttcttcttgACGATTGGgttgtaggccttgttaccaaggcctacctccctgcagtatggtctatggggggcccgtagggttctcCATCGacaacggccgtttaggcgaacacacAGTCACACTTGCATTGCATTTCACCCTTCAGTTCAGCTGTGTGCTCTGAGTGACTGAAGTGTTCTAGTGACCAAGTGGGCGAGTGAGATGGCGAGCGTGAAGGTTTTCGGGTCACCCACCTCGGCGGAGGTCGCCCGCGTGCTCATGTGCCTCTTCGAGAAGGAGGTGGAGTTCCAGCTGATCCGCGTCGACGCCTACCGCGGCACCAAGCGCATGCCCCAGTACCTCAAGCTGCAGCCGCACGGCGAGGCGCTCACCTTCGAGGACGAGAGCCTCACACTCTCCGGTAAGCGCATGCGCATTGCTAGCAACAACCCACTGCAATGCATTGCTTGGTGCAGCAATGGCGCTGACATGCACCGGCCGGTGAACCTTACCTTGCTGCAGATTCGAGGGGGATCCTGCGCCACATCTCCCACAAGTATGCGAAGCAGGGCAACCCGGACCTGATCGGCACGGGCACTCTGGAGCGCGCGTCCATCGAGCAGTGACTGCAGACGGAGGCGCAGAGCTTCGACTCGCCCAGCGCCGAGATGGTCTACAGCCTCGCCATCCTGCCGCCCACCCTGCCCAGGCAGCAGAACGACAACAACGGAAACGGCACCGGCAGCGGGTTCAATGCCAGACGTCGCCGTGGGCAGCAACGCCGACGCGTCCAGCGGCAAGCGCGGTGTGGCCGGGACACAGCAGCCGGCGGCGAGCCAGAGCCAGGTGAGCCCGCAGAAGGAGGAGATGCTGAAGCTGTTCGAGCAGAGGAAGAAGGACCTGGACAAGCTGCTGGACATCTACGAGCAGCGCCTGGAGGAGGCCAAGTTCCTGGCCGGCGACAACTTCACCATCGCCGACCTTTCGCACCTGCCCAACGCCGACCGCCTCGTCTCCGACCCGCGCTCCCGCCGATTGTTCGAGCCCCGCAAGAACGTCAGCAGGTGGTGGCACGACGTCTCCATCCGCGACACCTGGCAATACGTCAAGAGCCTGCAGCGCCCGCCGTCCACCGACGCCAGCACCAAGAACGCCCagggccagcagcagcagcacctgcCGGTATCCACCGACGGCCACGGCGTGAAGAGTCACCAGCAGGTCCAGAACGAGCGCCACTTCTAGCCGTCGCCGTCCCTTCCTGCCGATGAATGAACTacctgcgccgccgccgtccatCGACATGGTTCCTCTAGTAGTACTTGTCTGCTGCTTTTCAAGTTCCGTTCCCGGGTGCAGGGGCCTACGAGTCCGTTCCGCCTTTTGCTGATGACCACAGCATGTGTTTTTGTTCGTCGTGGAATAAAATGTACGCCCCACCCCCTTTTGAATGAAATTCAACTTTCAGTGTCGTGTGAAATGTACTCATGTGTAAGAATTTTGATCTTGCTGTTTTCCATGATCGGAAGTCTCAAACCAAACGTTACAAAATGCAACAGTTACACATTTGCACAGTCAAAGTCTCGAAGACATATTGCCACcaccaaaaaagaaaagaaaagaaaatgaaggCCAATTACAGTACAGGTACACTACAGACTTGAGACCCAGGCAAAGTTCATCAATCAAAACAGTAAATGTCTCACACAGACAGCACGCTGCAAACAGTCTGTACCTTATTCGTGCAATGGATCATCTCGGACTCTTGTTGCCGACCGAGCATGCAGGCTCCGGTCAGTTGTGCAAGAGCTGCTCCTCCTGGGGTTCGGGTTTGGCCACGGCCAGCATCCGCCGGGCGCGCACGCGTGCCTGCAGCCGCGCCATCGCCTGCATGCAGTGGATGGCCACCTCCGCCTGCCGCCGCACGAACGCGCCCCGCGCCACCGCCTGAATCCTCACCAGGCTCTTGAGCGCCCTGAACGCCCGCCGCGCCTGCATGCAAACACAATCAGCTGTCAGTACACGCCGTCGCCGGAGCAAACCGTGGGCCCGGCCGTGATTTAACAGTAACAGTAACAGTAACTAGGCGCGCACCAGGTGGCCTCGGAAGTAGGCCTGGATGGTGACCGCGGCCACGTCCTCCCGGGAGAAGCCCTCCCTGCAGAGCAGCGCGTACTCGTCGTTGGAGCACGTCTCCTCCTCggcagccgccgctgccgcctccgcctccgcgagGCTTTTGTTGTTGCTGTTGCCAGCGTGGGCGGTGTCGGGGCCGGCGCCCCGAAAGCGCGGCGTCGTCTGCGCCCCCGCCTGGCGAGCGGAGCGGAACCAGCGGCGCCGCCTGCCCAGCTTGGCGCTACCAGGGCCCTGCTGCGTGGGGACGCGGACGCAGCAGGCGCGCTGCTGCGTGGCAGGGGTTCGCGGCGTCCTCGCGACGCCGGCGGGCCCCGGTCCTGCCGACGCGACGGGGAAGCAGCAGACCTGCCCGCGGCGCGGCGTGCGTGAGCGCACGCCGCAGAGGCGCCTGGCGGTGGGCGTGTACGGCGTCCTCGGGGTGCGCGGCGTGCGCGCGGCGCCGCTGCTGCGGCCGCGGACGTCCCCGCCGCTGCAGCAGCTGATGAGCGGCAGCCTCACGCTCAGGTCGGCGTCGGGAGCGCCGGACGACGGCTTGTGGTGAGGGCCGACGGAGCATATGCACGCGGCGCtgttgctgcggcggcggcggtcggagGGCTCGCCGCGGACCGGCGACACGAGGCAGAACAAGCCCCTTGCTCTCGCCATGGCAGGTGTCGTTGCGGTGCAGCTGTGCGCACGTCGACGACTGCGGCTTGTGGCGATGGCCGGCTCGTCGGCGAGCTGGGTGGTGGCATAAATGGGGAGTGGAAACGGAGCGATGTGCGCGCCTGTAAGTTTGAGATTGTGATGTCGGTAGGCTGATTTGTCACGAGTTTGCGCGTGTGATTGGATGACAACTTTGAAATTGAGTATGGTTTATGTGTGTTCTGCTGAAACAACGATGAGAACGTGGCTGGATGGAACTTGGAAGAATaggcgcgcggcggcgcggcctcACCGAAAAACCGGCCTGGTTTGCTCCGCATACGCCATCATGGTGTTCGTGGGCTTTGATGGGAGGCTCCGATTGGGCCTAGCATTGGGTTTTGGCATTCTAGCCGCATCATCAAAAGAAAACGCTttcttctcaaaaaaaaaaaaaatcaaaagaaaacgCTTCGGCATCGTTTGAATTTTctgaaaaaacaacaacaacaaatctTAACGTTATTTCACGTGTTAAGGCGTACTCCCTCCTAGAATTCAGAATTGTTGCGCAAAAATTGCCTACCTAGAATTCAACTTCTAAAGTGCGGTTATTACATTCTAAGACACCTTTTGTAGGGGCACGTATTACCTTCCTATAAGAGCAGCTCCAATAGACATTATAAATTCCACACTCTATATCTACATTTGGCTAGTCACTCTATAAAATTTCTCTCTATATAATTCAGCATACTCCAACAGACTAGCCATATCTCGCACTTCATATTCTAtgaaaggagaagaaaataaTGAAATTTTGGAGCAACACAAACATGGTACTAGCTGTCAGTGTCACATGCGCTAATATAGCAAGGCACAATAGCCAGCTAAATTTGGCTTCTGATCCTCACGAGATAGAGCATCAAATGGAATAGCAATGGCGTTAGCTAGTCGGTTGAAGGCCATATTTCTTACATGTTAGCTAATAATAGAAAATAGCAAGTTATCCCCAACCCCAACTCTCTTACAGATGCTCCAACACTACTACCTTGGTTATTGAATAAATTATTTTTCAGAATTGTCTtaaataatttttttaataaatttatttagttttataaatatatttataAATTCATTTAAACATAAAAAAGTTTAACTTAACTACTCTAAAAATTGATTAATTTAAGGATGAAGGGTGTAATTTCTCGAAAGAATGATAGAATGTGACGGAGGCAATATATCATCCCACGTGGAGCAACAAGGGACAGAGCTTCGGCCCGGGCTGGGGGATGCAGCCCAGAGGTCCAGGCCATGTAACTATTCGGCCACGTAACCGTCGGACAAACGCTAGCCTAATTCACAAGAGGTCCATCCACTTCGTTTCGTCAAATTCTTTTGCGTATAGAACGGCAAGGTACGTTGTTTCGGTCGAAGTTTCTACTTTTTCTTTTGGCTGGAAAAGCTGCTTTGTCTGTGTGTTTATTAGTTGTTAGATTTTGTTATTCAGTTTTGCAGCAAATCTTTAGTTCTCAGGACATCAGAAAGATAGAGAACCAATAATTAATAATGAATagtaaattaaaaaaataatttaattttCATATGAATCGGCAAAAAATACTAATACTAAATAGAGTCCACGTAACACAATTGCTGAAGACAAAATTGAATAAATGCTATCGAAACTTAATATGGTTCGATCTCCAAATGAATTGAGAAGAAATAATGCCTAAATAAATAGTCCATATAAGTTATAATTAGTAAATAGCTAAAttccaaataaaaaaagttaTAAAAAGAAATAGTAGCATGATTTTCATATGTTGACAAAAACACACAAATGAAATGTACGTGTATTACTGTAAGTAAAGTTAAAGAAAAAGGCCATCTCCTTCACTCTAAGGCTAAAAATTAGCACACTAACCTTGTAGATTCGTTTTCATATCATAATGGTTCACCTGAATAATTTGTGAGAAATTTAGACATCGTTTTGTTGAGGAATGGAGCATATGAGGAGGAACCTAAAGGGCACCTTGACGCGGCCTCGATATAGAAGTTACAAAGCCACGGAAAATAAGtaagtagaaaataaagataagaGGAAGATGACAACAGGTTGAAGCCAAGAAATTGACtgattggccccgttcgctggtctgaaacttggctaaaaaacactgtttcagctgaattgttgtgagagagaaacattgTTGACTAGTTT
It encodes:
- the LOC136508347 gene encoding uncharacterized protein, with protein sequence MARARGLFCLVSPVRGEPSDRRRRSNSAACICSVGPHHKPSSGAPDADLSVRLPLISCCSGGDVRGRSSGAARTPRTPRTPYTPTARRLCGVRSRTPRRGQVCCFPVASAGPGPAGVARTPRTPATQQRACCVRVPTQQGPGSAKLGRRRRWFRSARQAGAQTTPRFRGAGPDTAHAGNSNNKSLAEAEAAAAAAEEETCSNDEYALLCREGFSREDVAAVTIQAYFRGHLARRAFRALKSLVRIQAVARGAFVRRQAEVAIHCMQAMARLQARVRARRMLAVAKPEPQEEQLLHN